In Rhodobacter xanthinilyticus, a single window of DNA contains:
- a CDS encoding MarC family protein gives MLSPAQILQEFITLWVVIDPIGTLPVFLAVTAGMSAAQRRSVALRAVTVSFVVLTVFIVLGQVVLDALGLALPAFQIAGGIVLFLFALTMIFGHSKPEEEIAEAERVRQTSVFPVAIPSIASPGAMLTVVILTDNDRFSLAHQAITTGLMALVLGATLGILLAAGPLVRVIGTTGAAVISRVMGMILAAVAVDAVLKALVTIGVLPAYAG, from the coding sequence TTGCTCTCCCCCGCCCAGATCTTGCAGGAATTCATCACGCTTTGGGTCGTCATCGACCCGATCGGCACGCTGCCGGTGTTTCTCGCCGTCACCGCGGGGATGAGCGCGGCGCAGCGCCGCTCGGTGGCGCTGCGGGCGGTGACGGTGTCCTTCGTGGTGCTGACCGTGTTCATCGTGCTCGGCCAGGTCGTGCTCGATGCGCTCGGCCTCGCTCTGCCGGCCTTCCAGATCGCGGGCGGGATCGTGCTGTTTCTCTTCGCGCTGACGATGATCTTCGGCCATTCCAAGCCCGAGGAGGAGATCGCCGAGGCCGAACGCGTGCGCCAGACCTCGGTGTTTCCGGTCGCGATCCCCTCGATCGCCTCGCCCGGCGCGATGCTCACCGTGGTGATCCTGACCGACAACGACCGCTTCTCGCTCGCCCATCAGGCGATTACGACGGGGCTGATGGCGCTCGTGCTGGGCGCGACGCTCGGGATCTTGCTCGCGGCGGGGCCCTTGGTGCGGGTGATCGGCACGACGGGCGCGGCGGTGATCAGCCGGGTGATGGGCATGATCCTCGCCGCGGTGGCGGTCGATGCGGTGCTGAAGGCGCTGGTCACGATCGGCGTGCTGCCCGCTTACGCGGGCTGA
- the gap gene encoding type I glyceraldehyde-3-phosphate dehydrogenase, translating to MTVTIGINGFGRIGRCTLAHIAEAARNDVQVVKINATGPIETNAHLLKYDSVHGRFGGPVKVEGKTLDLGQGPIEVMSTYNPDELNWDGIDVVLECTGKFNSRDKAAVHLGRGAKRVLVSAPATNADKTIVYGVNHRDLRAEHLVVSNGSCTTNCLAPLAKVLNDTVGIESGIMTTVHSYTGDQPTLDRRHKDLYRARAAAMAMIPTSTGAAKAIGEVLPELAGKLDGTALRVPTPNVSAVDLTFIAGKSVTRDEINEIVREAAAGHMGAVLGYDPEPKVSIDFNHTTQSSIFAPDQTKVTGGKLVRVLAWYDNEWGFSCRMADVAGAIGRLI from the coding sequence ATGACCGTCACCATCGGGATCAACGGTTTCGGCCGCATCGGCCGCTGCACCCTCGCCCATATCGCGGAAGCCGCGCGCAACGACGTGCAGGTTGTCAAGATCAACGCCACCGGCCCGATCGAGACCAACGCGCATCTGCTGAAATACGACTCGGTCCACGGCCGGTTCGGCGGCCCGGTGAAGGTCGAGGGCAAGACGCTCGACCTCGGCCAGGGCCCGATCGAGGTGATGTCGACCTACAACCCCGATGAGCTGAACTGGGACGGCATCGATGTCGTTCTGGAATGCACCGGCAAGTTCAACTCGCGCGACAAGGCCGCCGTCCACCTCGGCCGCGGCGCGAAACGCGTGCTGGTGTCGGCGCCGGCGACCAACGCCGACAAGACCATCGTCTATGGCGTGAACCACCGCGATCTGCGCGCCGAGCATCTCGTCGTCTCGAACGGCTCGTGCACCACCAACTGCCTCGCGCCGCTGGCCAAGGTGCTCAACGACACCGTCGGCATCGAATCGGGGATCATGACCACGGTGCACAGCTACACCGGCGACCAGCCGACGCTTGACCGCCGCCACAAGGATCTCTACCGCGCCCGCGCCGCGGCGATGGCGATGATCCCGACCTCGACCGGCGCTGCGAAGGCGATCGGCGAGGTGCTGCCCGAACTCGCCGGCAAGCTCGACGGCACCGCGCTGCGCGTGCCGACCCCGAATGTCTCGGCGGTCGACCTGACCTTCATCGCCGGCAAATCGGTCACCCGCGACGAGATCAACGAGATCGTGCGCGAGGCCGCCGCGGGCCATATGGGCGCCGTGCTCGGCTATGACCCGGAACCGAAAGTCTCGATCGACTTCAATCACACCACGCAATCGTCTATCTTCGCCCCCGACCAGACCAAGGTCACCGGCGGCAAGCTGGTGCGCGTGCTGGCGTGGTATGACAACGAATGGGGCTTCTCCTGCCGCATGGCCGATGTGGCCGGCGCGATCGGGCGGCTCATCTAA
- the gap gene encoding type I glyceraldehyde-3-phosphate dehydrogenase, with product MAVKVAINGFGRIGRNVLRAIIESGRTDIEVVAINDLGSVETNAHLLQFDSVHGRFPVEVKTAGNTIDVGRGPIEVSAVRNPAELPWAHVDIVMECTGIFTDREKAAIHLENGASRVLVSAPSKGADNTVVYGVNHDSLTADQLVVSNASCTTNCLAPVAKVLSETVGITKGFMTTIHSYTGDQPTLDTFHKDLYRARAAAMSMIPTTTGAARAVGLVLPQLKGKLDGVAVRVPTPNVSVVDLVFEAERDTTVEEINAAIIAAAEGPLKGILAYTARPNVSIDFNHDPHSSTFALDQTHVMEGNMIRVLSWYDNEWGFSNRMADTAVAMGKLI from the coding sequence ATGGCGGTTAAAGTGGCAATCAACGGCTTCGGGCGGATCGGGCGCAATGTCTTGCGCGCGATCATCGAATCGGGGCGCACCGACATTGAGGTGGTGGCGATCAACGACCTCGGCTCGGTGGAGACCAACGCCCATCTGCTGCAATTCGATTCCGTTCACGGCCGCTTCCCCGTCGAGGTGAAAACCGCCGGCAACACGATCGACGTCGGCCGCGGGCCGATCGAGGTCTCGGCGGTGCGCAACCCCGCCGAGCTGCCCTGGGCGCATGTCGATATCGTCATGGAATGCACCGGCATCTTCACCGACCGCGAGAAGGCCGCGATCCATCTCGAGAATGGCGCGAGCCGGGTTCTCGTCTCGGCGCCCTCGAAAGGCGCGGACAATACCGTGGTTTACGGCGTCAACCATGACAGCCTGACCGCCGATCAGCTCGTCGTGTCGAATGCGAGCTGCACGACGAACTGCCTCGCGCCGGTGGCGAAAGTGTTGAGCGAGACGGTGGGGATCACCAAGGGTTTCATGACCACGATCCACTCCTATACCGGCGATCAGCCGACGCTCGACACGTTCCACAAGGATCTCTACCGCGCCCGCGCGGCGGCGATGAGCATGATCCCGACGACGACGGGGGCGGCGCGCGCGGTGGGGCTCGTTCTGCCGCAGCTCAAGGGCAAGCTCGACGGCGTGGCCGTGCGGGTGCCGACCCCCAATGTCTCGGTCGTCGATCTGGTCTTCGAGGCCGAGCGCGACACCACCGTCGAGGAGATCAACGCCGCGATCATCGCCGCCGCCGAGGGGCCGCTCAAGGGCATCCTCGCCTATACCGCGCGGCCCAATGTCTCGATCGATTTCAACCACGACCCGCACAGCTCGACCTTCGCGCTCGACCAGACCCATGTCATGGAAGGCAACATGATCCGGGTGCTGAGCTGGTATGACAACGAATGGGGCTTCTCCAACCGCATGGCCGATACCGCCGTCGCGATGGGCAAGCTGATCTGA
- the purB gene encoding adenylosuccinate lyase, which translates to MIPRYSRKEMVDIWEPATKFKIWYEIEAHACDAQAALGVIPKESAAAVWTAKDVEFDVARIDEIEAVTKHDVIAFLTHLAEHIGSTEARFVHQGMTSSDVLDTTLNVQLVRAADILLKDMDRLLAALKKRAFEHKDTVRIGRSHGIHAEPTTMGLTFARFYAEMDRNKNRLEKARWEVATGAISGAVGTFANIDPAVEEHVCEKLGLRPEPISTQVIPRDRHAMFFATLGVIASSIENVAIEIRHMQRTEVLEAEEFFSKGQKGSSAMPHKRNPVLTENLTGLARLVRMAVVPAMENVALWHERDISHSSVERGIGPDATITLDFALNRLAGVIENLVIYPDNMLKNMNKFKGLVMSQRVLLALTQAGVSREDAYRLVQRNAMKVWEQGADFKTELLADPEVTAALSPAEIEEKFDLGYHTKHVDTIFRRVFGA; encoded by the coding sequence ATGATCCCGCGTTATTCCCGCAAAGAGATGGTCGACATCTGGGAACCCGCCACGAAATTCAAGATCTGGTATGAGATCGAGGCCCATGCCTGTGACGCGCAGGCGGCTCTCGGCGTGATCCCGAAGGAAAGCGCCGCCGCCGTCTGGACCGCCAAGGATGTCGAATTCGATGTCGCGCGGATCGACGAGATCGAGGCCGTCACCAAACATGACGTGATCGCCTTCCTGACCCATTTGGCCGAGCATATCGGCTCGACCGAGGCGCGCTTCGTGCACCAGGGCATGACCTCCTCGGACGTGCTCGACACCACGCTCAACGTGCAGCTCGTGCGCGCCGCCGATATCTTGCTCAAGGACATGGACCGGCTGCTCGCGGCGCTGAAAAAGCGCGCCTTCGAGCACAAGGACACGGTGCGCATCGGCCGCTCGCACGGCATCCACGCCGAGCCCACCACCATGGGCCTGACATTCGCGCGCTTCTACGCCGAGATGGACCGCAACAAGAACCGCCTCGAGAAGGCGCGCTGGGAGGTCGCCACCGGCGCGATCTCGGGCGCGGTCGGCACCTTCGCCAATATCGACCCGGCGGTCGAGGAACATGTCTGCGAGAAGCTCGGCCTGCGCCCCGAGCCGATCTCGACCCAGGTGATCCCGCGCGACCGTCACGCGATGTTCTTCGCGACGCTCGGCGTGATCGCGAGCTCGATCGAGAATGTCGCGATCGAGATCCGCCACATGCAGCGCACCGAGGTGCTGGAAGCGGAAGAGTTCTTCTCGAAGGGCCAGAAGGGCTCCTCGGCGATGCCGCACAAGCGCAACCCGGTGCTGACCGAGAACCTCACCGGGCTTGCGCGGCTGGTTCGGATGGCGGTCGTGCCGGCGATGGAGAACGTGGCGCTCTGGCATGAGCGCGACATCTCGCACAGCTCGGTCGAGCGCGGCATCGGCCCGGATGCGACGATCACCCTCGATTTCGCGCTCAACCGGCTCGCCGGCGTGATCGAGAACCTCGTGATCTACCCCGACAACATGCTCAAGAACATGAACAAGTTCAAAGGCCTGGTGATGTCGCAGCGGGTTTTGCTGGCGCTGACGCAGGCGGGGGTGTCGCGCGAGGATGCCTATCGGCTGGTGCAGCGCAACGCGATGAAAGTCTGGGAACAGGGCGCGGATTTCAAGACCGAGCTCCTGGCCGACCCCGAGGTCACCGCCGCGCTCTCGCCCGCCGAGATCGAGGAGAAATTCGACCTCGGCTATCACACCAAACATGTCGACACGATCTTCCGCCGCGTGTTTGGCGCGTGA
- a CDS encoding flagellar motor switch protein FliG, translated as MQPLGQLTGFGGSARPVLSKKQKAAIIVRLLSAEGLKVPLTDLSEDQQTQLTEHIAAMKLVDKETLQEVVEEFCHELEAVGLAFPGGLDGALSLLDGQLSASAATRLRRLASGSSRADPWERLAGLNAQVLLPVIEAESTEVGAVVLSKLSVAKAAEILGKLPGEKARRIAYAVSLTGNVAPETVHRIGLALAQQLDAAPPKAFDTGPVERVGAILNYSPAATRDAVLKGLEEEDQVFAEQVRKAIFTFTNIPSRIDPRDIPKILRNVDQARLITALAGAKGEAEKAAEFILTNMSQRMAASLRDEMANLGKVKEKDAEEAANEVVNAIREMEASGEIFLVAEDEE; from the coding sequence ATGCAGCCCTTGGGTCAGTTGACGGGCTTTGGCGGCTCGGCGCGGCCGGTGCTGTCGAAAAAGCAAAAGGCCGCGATCATCGTGCGGCTTCTGTCGGCCGAGGGGCTGAAGGTGCCGCTGACCGATCTGAGCGAGGATCAGCAGACGCAGCTGACCGAGCATATCGCGGCGATGAAACTCGTCGACAAGGAGACGCTGCAGGAGGTTGTCGAGGAATTCTGCCATGAGCTCGAGGCGGTGGGGCTCGCCTTCCCCGGCGGGCTCGATGGCGCGCTCTCGCTGCTCGATGGGCAGCTCTCGGCCTCCGCCGCGACCCGGCTGCGCCGGCTCGCTTCGGGCAGCTCGCGCGCCGACCCCTGGGAGCGGCTCGCCGGGCTCAACGCGCAGGTGCTTCTGCCGGTGATCGAGGCGGAAAGCACCGAGGTGGGGGCGGTCGTGCTCTCCAAGCTCTCGGTCGCCAAGGCCGCGGAAATCCTGGGGAAATTGCCGGGCGAGAAGGCGCGGCGGATCGCCTATGCGGTGTCGCTGACCGGCAATGTCGCGCCCGAGACGGTGCATCGGATCGGCCTCGCCCTCGCCCAGCAGCTCGATGCGGCGCCGCCCAAGGCCTTTGACACCGGCCCGGTGGAGCGCGTCGGCGCGATCCTCAACTACTCCCCCGCCGCGACCCGCGATGCGGTGCTCAAAGGGCTCGAGGAGGAGGATCAGGTGTTCGCCGAACAGGTCCGCAAGGCGATTTTCACCTTTACCAATATCCCCTCCCGGATCGATCCGCGCGATATCCCGAAGATCTTGCGCAATGTCGATCAGGCGCGGCTCATCACCGCGCTGGCGGGCGCCAAGGGCGAGGCGGAGAAGGCTGCGGAATTCATCCTCACCAACATGTCGCAGCGGATGGCGGCAAGTCTGCGCGACGAGATGGCGAACCTTGGCAAGGTCAAGGAAAAGGATGCCGAGGAAGCCGCGAACGAAGTCGTCAATGCGATCCGCGAGATGGAAGCCTCGGGCGAGATCTTCCTCGTCGCGGAGGACGAGGAGTAA
- the coaD gene encoding pantetheine-phosphate adenylyltransferase: MRVGLYPGTFDPVTLGHIDIIQRALALVDRLVIGVAINRDKGPLFSLEERVEMIEAECSEITARCGGEIVVHPFENLLIHCARDVGANVIIRGLRAVADFEYEFQMVGMNRALDSSVETVFLMADARRQAIASKLVKEIARLDGDVSRFVTPAVKDRLLERLGKA; this comes from the coding sequence ATGCGCGTCGGTCTTTACCCCGGAACCTTCGATCCGGTGACCCTGGGGCATATCGACATCATCCAGCGCGCGCTCGCGCTCGTCGACCGGCTGGTGATCGGGGTCGCGATCAACCGCGACAAGGGGCCGCTGTTCTCGCTCGAGGAGCGGGTCGAGATGATCGAGGCGGAATGTTCCGAGATCACCGCGCGCTGCGGCGGCGAGATTGTCGTGCATCCGTTCGAGAACCTGCTGATCCATTGCGCGCGCGATGTGGGGGCGAATGTGATCATCCGCGGGCTGCGGGCCGTGGCGGATTTCGAGTATGAATTCCAGATGGTTGGCATGAACCGCGCGCTCGATTCCTCGGTCGAGACGGTGTTCCTGATGGCCGATGCGCGCCGTCAGGCGATCGCCTCGAAACTGGTCAAGGAGATCGCGCGGCTCGATGGCGATGTCTCGCGCTTTGTGACGCCCGCGGTCAAGGACCGGCTGCTCGAGCGCCTCGGCAAGGCCTGA
- a CDS encoding heme-dependent oxidative N-demethylase subunit alpha family protein, whose product MSPILQNRLSFAPWHDPRTRRLPGVVPIEMADWLEVDDAYSAQMAERVRLIEGDRAAVLALAEAARPAAEELYDLVLGLLPGLGFEFAGGEVRRPDGVWVTLERADPLATLGRLVQEDFCLMEAGPEGHVLTGAVLCFPSGWRLAEKFGRPMMGIHVPVKAYTEEIGARVQRLLDGVQPGRPLMRGTAHFSDAPLHNPRGEAEDRALHGAAPFIRVERQGLVRLPESRAVAFSIHSYLVRPEALSPDQAASLAAFPIRASQ is encoded by the coding sequence ATGAGCCCGATTCTGCAAAACCGTCTGTCGTTTGCCCCCTGGCATGATCCGCGCACCCGTCGTTTGCCCGGGGTGGTGCCGATCGAGATGGCGGACTGGCTCGAGGTGGATGACGCCTATAGCGCGCAGATGGCCGAGCGGGTGCGGCTGATCGAGGGCGATCGGGCGGCGGTTCTGGCGCTTGCGGAGGCGGCGCGTCCGGCGGCGGAGGAGCTTTATGACCTGGTTCTGGGCCTCTTGCCGGGGCTTGGGTTCGAGTTCGCGGGGGGCGAGGTGCGGCGCCCGGATGGGGTGTGGGTCACGCTCGAGCGCGCCGATCCGCTCGCCACGCTCGGGCGCCTCGTGCAGGAGGATTTCTGTCTGATGGAGGCGGGCCCCGAGGGCCATGTCCTGACCGGGGCGGTGCTCTGTTTCCCCTCGGGCTGGCGTCTGGCGGAGAAATTCGGCCGCCCGATGATGGGGATCCATGTGCCGGTCAAGGCCTATACCGAGGAGATCGGCGCGCGGGTGCAGCGGCTGCTCGACGGGGTGCAGCCCGGCCGCCCCTTGATGCGCGGCACGGCGCATTTCTCCGATGCGCCGCTCCACAACCCGCGCGGCGAGGCCGAGGACCGCGCCTTGCATGGCGCGGCGCCCTTCATCCGGGTCGAGCGGCAGGGCCTCGTGCGGCTGCCCGAGAGCCGGGCGGTGGCGTTTTCGATCCACAGCTATTTGGTGCGCCCCGAGGCGCTCAGCCCCGATCAGGCCGCCTCGCTCGCGGCGTTTCCGATCCGCGCCTCGCAATAA
- a CDS encoding TM2 domain-containing protein encodes MTDTRALYIEQRVANESPSALVAYLLWFFLGMFGAHRFYLGRWLSGLIMLVLFGIGSALAFILVGYIPLALVGLWWLLDALLIPGMIATDRAILRAQIAYGG; translated from the coding sequence ATGACCGACACCCGCGCGCTCTACATCGAACAACGCGTCGCCAATGAAAGCCCCTCGGCGCTGGTGGCTTACCTGCTGTGGTTCTTCCTCGGCATGTTCGGCGCGCATCGCTTCTACCTCGGGCGCTGGCTCTCGGGGCTGATCATGCTCGTGCTCTTCGGGATCGGCTCGGCGCTGGCCTTCATCCTGGTGGGCTATATCCCGCTCGCGCTCGTCGGGCTCTGGTGGCTGCTCGATGCGCTCCTGATCCCCGGGATGATCGCGACCGACCGCGCCATCTTGCGCGCCCAGATCGCCTACGGCGGTTAA
- the acnA gene encoding aconitate hydratase AcnA encodes MPIVTGKDTAKTRRQLTVGGKSVSYYSIPAAQDAGLGDFSKLPASLKVVLENMLRFEDGGFTVSVEDIKAFGDWAKMGGKNPREIAYRPARVLMQDFTGVPAVVDLAAMRDGIKALGGDAKKINPLVPVDLVIDHSVMIDEFGNPRAFQKNVDLEYERNMERYQFLKWGQGAFDNFRVVPPGTGICHQVNVEYLAQTVWTDTDQAGETVAYPDTLVGTDSHTTMVNGMAVLGWGVGGIEAEAAMLGQPISMLIPEVVGFKLTGKLKEGCTGTDLVLKVVQMLRKHGVVGKFVEFYGEGLDNLPLAQRSTIANMAPEYGATCGFFPIDDETLRYLRQTGRDEDRIALVEAYAKENGFWRGADYAPVYSSTLELDMGAIVPAISGPKRPQDYLPLTDAAPAFAKVVADYRGVDMSAPAKEMTDEGGLAVAPKSGIKTVAVEGKDYSVGDGSVVIASITSCTNTSNPYVLIGAGLVARKARALGLKSKPWVKTSLAPGSQVVQEYLAAANLQDDLDAMGFNIVGFGCTTCIGNSGPLGDPAISKAINENDLVAAAVLSGNRNFEGRISPDVRANFLASPPLVVAYAIAGDMNIDITKDPIAQTPEGKDVFLKDIWPTDAEIAELVEKTVTREAFLSKYADVFKGDAKWQGVQTSEGETYDWPAESTYIQNPPYFRGMSQEPGVISNVKNARVLAILGDMITTDHISPAGSFKPTTPAGKYLTERGVKPVDFNSYGSRRGNHEVMMRGTFANIRIKNEMLDGVEGGYSKGPNGEQTSIYDASMEYQAAGIPLVIFGGIEYGAGSSRDWAAKGTNLLGVKAVIAESFERIHRSNLIGMGVIPFEFTGGENRKSLGLTGDEVVTIEGLEGDIKPLSLVPCTITFKDGTVKTIQLKSRIDTEVEIEYLKNGGVLHYVLRNLAKS; translated from the coding sequence ATGCCCATCGTTACCGGCAAGGATACCGCCAAGACCCGCCGTCAGCTGACGGTCGGCGGCAAATCCGTTTCCTATTATTCGATCCCCGCCGCGCAGGACGCGGGCCTGGGCGATTTCTCGAAGCTGCCCGCTTCGCTGAAAGTCGTTCTGGAGAACATGCTGCGCTTCGAGGATGGCGGGTTCACCGTCTCGGTCGAAGACATCAAAGCCTTCGGTGACTGGGCCAAGATGGGCGGCAAGAACCCGCGCGAGATCGCCTATCGCCCGGCGCGCGTGCTGATGCAGGACTTCACCGGCGTTCCCGCCGTGGTCGACCTCGCGGCGATGCGCGATGGCATCAAGGCGCTCGGCGGCGACGCCAAGAAGATCAACCCGCTGGTCCCGGTCGACCTGGTGATCGACCACTCGGTGATGATCGACGAATTCGGCAACCCGCGCGCCTTCCAGAAGAACGTCGACCTGGAATATGAGCGCAACATGGAGCGCTACCAGTTCCTCAAATGGGGTCAGGGCGCGTTCGACAACTTCCGCGTGGTGCCGCCCGGCACCGGCATCTGCCACCAGGTGAACGTCGAATATCTGGCCCAGACCGTCTGGACCGATACCGACCAGGCCGGTGAGACCGTGGCCTACCCCGACACCCTCGTCGGCACCGACAGCCACACCACCATGGTCAACGGCATGGCCGTGCTCGGCTGGGGCGTGGGCGGGATCGAGGCGGAAGCCGCGATGCTCGGCCAGCCGATCTCGATGCTGATCCCCGAAGTCGTCGGCTTCAAGCTCACCGGCAAGCTCAAGGAAGGCTGCACCGGCACCGACCTCGTGCTGAAAGTCGTGCAGATGCTGCGCAAACACGGCGTGGTCGGCAAATTCGTCGAATTCTACGGCGAAGGCCTCGACAACCTGCCGCTCGCGCAGCGTTCGACGATCGCCAACATGGCGCCCGAATATGGCGCGACCTGCGGCTTCTTCCCGATCGACGATGAAACCCTGCGCTACCTGCGCCAGACCGGCCGCGACGAGGACCGCATCGCGCTCGTCGAAGCCTATGCCAAGGAAAACGGCTTCTGGCGCGGCGCCGATTACGCGCCGGTCTATTCCTCGACGCTCGAGCTCGACATGGGCGCGATCGTGCCGGCGATCTCGGGCCCGAAACGCCCGCAAGATTACCTGCCGCTGACCGATGCCGCCCCGGCCTTCGCCAAGGTCGTCGCCGATTACCGCGGCGTGGACATGAGCGCGCCCGCCAAGGAAATGACCGATGAAGGCGGCCTCGCGGTCGCGCCGAAATCGGGGATCAAGACCGTCGCGGTCGAGGGCAAGGATTATTCGGTCGGTGACGGCTCGGTGGTGATCGCCTCGATCACGTCCTGCACCAACACCTCGAACCCCTATGTGCTGATCGGCGCCGGTCTCGTCGCCCGCAAGGCGCGCGCGCTCGGGCTCAAATCGAAACCCTGGGTGAAGACCTCGCTCGCCCCCGGGAGCCAGGTCGTGCAGGAATATCTCGCCGCGGCGAACCTGCAAGACGATCTCGACGCGATGGGCTTCAACATCGTCGGCTTCGGCTGCACCACCTGCATCGGCAACTCGGGCCCGCTCGGCGACCCGGCGATCTCGAAGGCGATCAACGAGAACGATCTCGTCGCCGCGGCCGTGCTCTCGGGCAACCGCAACTTCGAAGGCCGGATCTCGCCCGATGTGCGCGCGAACTTCCTCGCCTCGCCGCCGCTCGTCGTCGCCTATGCGATCGCGGGCGACATGAACATCGACATCACCAAGGATCCGATCGCCCAGACCCCGGAGGGCAAGGATGTCTTCCTCAAGGACATCTGGCCGACCGATGCCGAGATCGCCGAGCTGGTCGAGAAGACCGTGACGCGCGAGGCGTTCCTGTCGAAATACGCCGATGTGTTCAAGGGCGACGCCAAATGGCAGGGCGTGCAGACCTCGGAAGGCGAGACCTATGATTGGCCGGCCGAGTCGACCTACATCCAGAACCCGCCCTACTTCCGCGGCATGTCGCAAGAGCCGGGCGTGATCTCGAACGTCAAGAACGCGCGCGTGCTCGCGATCCTCGGCGACATGATCACCACCGACCACATCTCGCCCGCGGGCTCGTTCAAGCCGACCACCCCGGCCGGCAAATACCTGACCGAGCGCGGCGTGAAGCCGGTCGACTTCAACAGCTACGGCTCGCGCCGCGGCAACCATGAAGTCATGATGCGCGGCACCTTCGCCAATATCCGCATCAAGAACGAGATGCTGGACGGCGTCGAGGGCGGCTATTCCAAGGGCCCGAACGGCGAGCAGACCTCGATCTACGACGCCTCGATGGAATACCAGGCGGCCGGCATCCCGCTGGTGATCTTCGGCGGCATCGAATATGGCGCGGGCTCCTCGCGCGATTGGGCGGCGAAGGGCACCAACCTGCTCGGCGTCAAGGCGGTCATCGCGGAGAGCTTCGAGCGGATCCACCGTTCGAACCTGATCGGCATGGGCGTCATCCCGTTCGAGTTCACCGGCGGCGAAAACCGCAAGTCGCTCGGCCTGACCGGCGACGAAGTGGTGACCATCGAAGGGCTCGAAGGCGATATCAAGCCGCTCTCGCTCGTGCCCTGCACGATCACCTTCAAGGATGGCACCGTCAAAACCATCCAGCTCAAGTCGCGCATCGATACCGAGGTCGAGATCGAATACCTCAAGAACGGCGGCGTGCTGCACTACGTGCTGCGCAACCTCGCCAAGTCGTAA
- a CDS encoding helix-turn-helix transcriptional regulator, with protein sequence MRQYELVGLAELLRAAENPYEIFDRFLRDHGGVGWFYGFAAMPSDLLTLPYTRALYFHHTYPEDWVQAVGAGTLLDHDASLELLVNGAAEVQWEPPDLAGWMAQMRPEQRAQFEIERDLGMRFGVSLPISADPAGRVVAGLGVWHGATAAPAYRRDWEAQGATIRAAGRLLDARVRRDRANDFVGLTPRELDCLSYLAAGLRPAEICFRLGISEKTFEKHIARAKDRLRARTRDQAVAKALILNIVTP encoded by the coding sequence ATGCGTCAGTATGAGCTGGTGGGGTTGGCCGAGCTATTGCGCGCGGCCGAGAACCCCTATGAGATTTTTGATCGTTTCTTGCGCGACCATGGGGGTGTGGGCTGGTTTTACGGTTTTGCCGCGATGCCCTCGGATCTCTTGACCCTGCCCTATACCCGCGCGCTCTATTTCCACCACACCTACCCCGAGGATTGGGTGCAGGCGGTGGGCGCGGGCACCTTGCTCGATCACGATGCCTCGCTCGAGTTGCTGGTGAATGGCGCCGCCGAGGTGCAATGGGAGCCGCCCGATCTGGCCGGCTGGATGGCGCAGATGCGCCCCGAGCAGCGCGCGCAATTCGAGATCGAGCGCGATCTGGGGATGCGGTTTGGCGTGAGCCTGCCGATCAGCGCCGATCCTGCGGGGCGGGTCGTCGCGGGGCTCGGCGTGTGGCATGGCGCGACGGCGGCGCCGGCCTATCGGCGCGACTGGGAGGCGCAGGGCGCCACGATCCGCGCGGCGGGGCGGCTTCTCGATGCGCGGGTGCGGCGCGACCGGGCCAATGATTTCGTGGGCCTCACCCCGCGCGAGCTCGATTGTCTGAGCTATCTCGCGGCGGGGTTGCGCCCGGCGGAGATCTGTTTCCGGCTGGGGATCTCGGAGAAGACCTTCGAGAAGCATATCGCCCGCGCCAAGGACCGGCTGCGCGCGCGCACCCGCGATCAGGCGGTGGCCAAGGCCTTGATCCTGAACATCGTCACGCCCTGA
- a CDS encoding DUF6314 family protein, producing the protein MARKLADFAGEWTVARRIRAAGQPEAAFTGRAWLRPEGGGLAYREEGELLIPGARPMRAERAYAWAEEGGAIAVHFSDGRFFHRFSPDQTAAEAQHWCDPDDYRVRYDFSVWPAWRAEWRVRGPRKDYTMISDYRRA; encoded by the coding sequence ATGGCGCGGAAACTGGCGGATTTTGCGGGGGAATGGACGGTTGCGCGGCGGATCCGGGCGGCGGGGCAGCCCGAGGCCGCCTTCACCGGCCGCGCCTGGCTCCGACCCGAGGGCGGGGGGCTTGCCTACCGCGAGGAGGGGGAGCTCCTGATCCCCGGCGCGCGCCCGATGCGCGCCGAACGCGCCTACGCTTGGGCCGAGGAGGGCGGCGCGATCGCGGTCCATTTCTCCGACGGGCGGTTCTTTCACCGCTTCTCCCCCGATCAGACCGCGGCCGAGGCGCAGCATTGGTGCGACCCCGATGATTACCGCGTGCGCTATGATTTCTCCGTCTGGCCCGCCTGGCGCGCCGAGTGGCGGGTGCGCGGCCCGCGCAAGGATTACACGATGATCTCCGATTACCGGCGGGCGTGA